One genomic window of Candidatus Methylomirabilota bacterium includes the following:
- a CDS encoding pilus assembly protein N-terminal domain-containing protein, which translates to MNKETPMRLPRFKESRLALGALGLGLAAQLGAMAGPTGAQEQTAVFVASDQANVLTVGPEPLTKVVVANPNVADVQVLNPTQLLLTGKTVGRTTLLLIFAGNKQRQYDLVVHPAAALPSLTTPSNPEPYSVLVHRGDQVSQRFFLRDKSELWIELGTVKDTEAPKK; encoded by the coding sequence ATGAACAAGGAGACCCCCATGCGTTTGCCACGCTTCAAGGAGAGCCGCCTCGCGCTCGGCGCGCTCGGGCTCGGACTCGCCGCCCAGCTCGGCGCGATGGCCGGGCCGACCGGCGCCCAGGAGCAGACGGCGGTGTTCGTCGCCTCCGACCAGGCCAACGTGCTCACGGTGGGACCGGAGCCCCTCACGAAGGTTGTGGTGGCGAATCCCAACGTCGCGGATGTCCAGGTCCTGAATCCCACCCAGCTGCTCCTTACCGGCAAGACGGTGGGCCGGACCACGCTGCTCCTGATCTTCGCCGGCAACAAGCAGCGCCAGTACGACCTCGTCGTCCATCCCGCCGCCGCGCTGCCGTCCCTGACGACTCCCTCGAACCCCGAGCCGTACTCGGTCCTCGTGCATCGGGGCGATCAAGTGAGCCAGCGCTTCTTCCTCCGCGACAAGTCGGAGCTCTGGATCGAGCTGGGCACGGTGAAGGACACCGAGGCTCCGAAAAAGTGA